One genomic segment of Methanothermococcus okinawensis IH1 includes these proteins:
- the pscS gene encoding O-phospho-L-seryl-tRNA:Cys-tRNA synthase — MTENINFDKYKNIKRHMGRELIDLNPIQRGGIIPVESKKAIYEYCDGYSVCDYCGGRLDKVETPPICEFLNDMSKFLNMDISRPTHGARESKFIVMHSICNEGDYVVLDENAHYTSYVAMERAKLNYAEVKNEGYPTYRINPEGYKEVIDKLEDEGKNIGLILLTHVDGDYGNLTDAKKVGKIAKDRGYPFLLNCAYSVGRMPVKGKKLNADFLACSGHKSMAASGPIGILSIRDEFADKVLRTSKTHPVKEIEMLGCTSRGAPIVSLMASFPHIVERVNHWDEEIKKTRFVVHELEEIGFNQIGIKPKEHDLIKFETPVLDEIAQKDKRRGYFFYDELKKRGIGGIRRGTTKEIKMSVYGLTWEQVEYVVDSIKEIVENC, encoded by the coding sequence ATGACTGAAAATATAAATTTCGACAAATACAAAAATATTAAAAGACATATGGGAAGAGAATTAATAGATTTAAATCCTATCCAAAGAGGGGGAATTATACCAGTAGAATCAAAAAAAGCAATATATGAATACTGTGATGGATACAGTGTTTGTGATTACTGTGGCGGAAGACTTGATAAGGTTGAAACACCGCCAATCTGTGAATTTTTAAATGATATGTCAAAATTTCTGAATATGGATATATCGAGACCAACACACGGAGCTCGGGAGAGTAAATTTATAGTCATGCATTCGATATGTAATGAAGGTGATTATGTAGTTCTCGATGAAAACGCCCATTACACATCCTATGTTGCTATGGAAAGGGCAAAATTAAATTATGCAGAGGTTAAAAATGAGGGTTATCCAACATATAGGATAAATCCCGAAGGTTATAAAGAGGTTATAGATAAATTAGAAGATGAAGGTAAAAATATAGGTTTAATACTGCTTACACATGTGGATGGAGATTATGGAAACCTTACAGATGCCAAAAAAGTAGGAAAAATTGCAAAGGATAGGGGCTATCCATTTTTATTAAATTGTGCATATAGCGTTGGAAGAATGCCCGTAAAAGGTAAAAAATTAAATGCCGACTTTTTAGCATGTTCAGGACATAAAAGTATGGCAGCATCTGGTCCTATTGGTATATTGTCAATAAGGGATGAATTTGCAGATAAGGTATTGAGAACTTCAAAAACTCATCCTGTTAAAGAGATTGAGATGCTTGGATGCACAAGTAGAGGAGCTCCGATAGTATCACTTATGGCTAGCTTCCCGCACATTGTGGAAAGGGTTAATCATTGGGATGAAGAAATTAAGAAAACTAGGTTTGTAGTGCATGAGCTCGAAGAGATTGGATTTAATCAAATTGGTATAAAACCAAAGGAACACGATTTAATAAAATTTGAAACGCCTGTGCTCGATGAAATTGCACAGAAAGATAAAAGAAGAGGTTATTTCTTCTATGATGAATTGAAGAAAAGAGGAATCGGCGGTATAAGGAGAGGAACCACAAAAGAAATAAAAATGAGTGTTTATGGTTTAACATGGGAACAGGTGGAATATGTTGTAGATAGCATTAAAGAAATTGTTGAAAATTGTTGA
- the larE gene encoding ATP-dependent sacrificial sulfur transferase LarE — protein MLMEKYKRLKDYFKRKNVIVSYSGGVDSLLVAKVSSDNAKYTLAITIDNGFFSENSINNAVKRAKKYNINHKVVKLNYMDYNYIISKINSDLKNRCYYCKKYMASELLKEKNKLKRKLNNDTDNNNNNIIIVDGTNYDDLFEDRPGIKAYNEYNIKSPLAELNFSKDDIINLSKYLNIDIPKKDTCLATRVLNPPITKEKIKMVERAEEFLVSFLDIEGYFRVRHFYDIAIIEINKEEIYKFKMDMDNLKIINEQFKEIGFKKCVLDINLK, from the coding sequence ATGTTAATGGAAAAATATAAACGATTAAAAGACTATTTTAAAAGAAAAAATGTAATAGTATCATATTCTGGTGGTGTGGATAGTTTATTGGTTGCTAAGGTGAGCTCCGATAATGCAAAATATACCCTTGCTATTACGATAGATAATGGTTTTTTTTCAGAGAATAGCATAAATAATGCAGTAAAACGAGCTAAAAAATATAATATAAATCATAAAGTCGTAAAACTAAATTATATGGATTATAACTATATAATATCCAAAATAAATAGCGATTTAAAAAATAGGTGCTATTACTGTAAAAAGTATATGGCATCGGAGCTCTTGAAAGAAAAAAATAAATTAAAAAGAAAATTGAATAATGATACTGATAATAACAATAATAATATAATCATAGTGGATGGCACAAATTACGATGATTTATTTGAAGATAGGCCTGGAATAAAGGCATATAATGAATATAATATAAAATCGCCGCTTGCAGAATTAAATTTTTCCAAAGATGATATAATAAATCTCTCAAAATATCTAAATATCGATATTCCAAAAAAAGATACCTGTTTAGCAACGAGAGTTTTAAATCCTCCTATTACAAAGGAAAAAATAAAAATGGTAGAAAGAGCAGAAGAATTTTTGGTTTCATTTTTGGATATTGAGGGTTATTTCAGAGTAAGACATTTTTACGATATTGCCATTATTGAAATAAATAAAGAGGAGATTTATAAATTTAAAATGGATATGGACAATTTAAAAATAATAAATGAGCAATTTAAAGAAATAGGATTTAAAAAGTGTGTGTTAGACATTAACTTAAAATAA
- the bioB gene encoding biotin synthase BioB yields the protein MELLQIYEKSIKNRITYEDAVKLWDYDVYDLLYLAYSVKKYYNIKKYNNPSKFDLCSIINAKSGRCPENCAFCSQSIYNKTNINIYDLKPREEILKYAKYMEKYSHRFSIVVSGKTVNDSEFEKIINTIKEIIEKTNLKVCASLGILDKDRLKELKELNVRIHNNLETSRAYFDNICTTHKYDDKIKMIKIAKKFGLEVCSGGIFGLGETFKDRIKMFEELKNLNVNSVALNIIHPIEGTKTYKLIEENKIKKITPIEALKSMAIAKIYMPDREIRLCGGREYNLNDLQGLALLSLDGLMVGNYLTTKGRNIDDDIKMINDMGFKC from the coding sequence ATGGAGCTCCTACAAATTTATGAAAAATCTATTAAAAATAGGATAACATATGAAGATGCCGTTAAACTTTGGGATTATGATGTTTATGATTTACTTTATTTGGCATATTCCGTTAAAAAATACTACAATATTAAAAAATATAATAATCCTTCTAAATTTGATTTATGTTCTATAATAAATGCAAAATCTGGAAGATGTCCTGAAAACTGTGCTTTCTGTTCTCAGTCTATATACAATAAAACAAATATCAATATTTACGACTTAAAACCAAGGGAAGAGATTTTAAAATATGCAAAATATATGGAAAAATACAGCCATAGATTTTCAATAGTGGTAAGCGGAAAAACGGTAAATGATAGCGAATTTGAAAAAATAATAAATACAATAAAGGAAATAATAGAAAAAACAAATTTAAAAGTCTGTGCTTCATTGGGCATTCTTGATAAGGACAGATTAAAAGAATTAAAAGAATTAAATGTTAGAATACATAATAATTTAGAAACTTCGAGAGCATATTTTGATAATATATGCACCACCCATAAATATGATGATAAAATAAAAATGATAAAAATTGCCAAAAAATTTGGATTGGAGGTTTGTAGCGGGGGCATATTTGGGCTTGGGGAAACCTTTAAAGATAGGATTAAGATGTTTGAGGAATTGAAAAACCTTAATGTAAATAGCGTAGCATTAAATATTATTCACCCAATAGAAGGAACAAAAACCTATAAGTTAATTGAAGAGAATAAGATAAAGAAAATTACACCAATTGAAGCATTAAAATCCATGGCAATAGCAAAAATCTATATGCCTGATAGAGAGATACGGCTTTGCGGTGGAAGGGAGTATAATTTAAATGATTTACAGGGTTTGGCACTTTTATCACTTGATGGGCTTATGGTTGGAAATTATTTAACCACTAAGGGAAGAAATATTGATGACGACATAAAAATGATAAATGACATGGGATTTAAATGTTAA
- a CDS encoding 2,3-bisphosphoglycerate-independent phosphoglycerate mutase — MKSVIFIIDGLGDRPNNEGNTPLKEANTPTMDRMAKESICGLMNAVDIGVRPGSDTAHLAILGYDPYENYTGRGPFEAAGVGIDVQPGDIAFRCNFATVDENFVVIDRRAGRIKNTAELEKVIDGIEVDGVKVIFKQSGGYRAALVLRGDKLSDKITEGDPHHEGVKVPEIKPLDDSEEARRTANIVNKIIKIAYERLNNHPINEERRKNGLPPANIILPRGVGKVPHILPFSEKYGLKGACIAGTGLIKGIAKMVKLDFIDVEGATGTPETNFMNKAKAIVEGLKTYDFILVNVKGADEASHDGNYELKKKVIEKVDGMLEYILNNIDKNEVYFVLTGDHSTPIEEKDHSADPIPIIIWGKSVRVDDVEKFDEFSTHKGGLCWIKGKYIMPTLLDLMGLLKKYGA, encoded by the coding sequence GTGAAATCTGTTATTTTCATTATTGATGGATTAGGGGATAGACCAAATAATGAAGGAAATACGCCATTAAAAGAGGCTAATACACCTACAATGGATAGAATGGCTAAGGAAAGTATTTGTGGATTAATGAATGCCGTAGATATTGGGGTTAGACCTGGAAGCGATACTGCCCACTTAGCCATACTGGGATATGACCCCTATGAAAATTACACAGGCAGGGGACCTTTTGAAGCCGCAGGTGTGGGCATTGATGTGCAGCCAGGAGATATAGCATTTAGATGCAATTTTGCCACTGTTGATGAGAATTTTGTTGTAATAGACAGAAGAGCAGGTAGAATAAAAAACACGGCGGAGCTCGAAAAAGTAATCGATGGTATTGAAGTTGATGGCGTCAAGGTAATCTTTAAACAATCAGGAGGATATAGGGCTGCACTTGTTTTAAGAGGCGATAAATTAAGCGATAAGATAACAGAGGGGGACCCACACCATGAAGGTGTAAAGGTTCCAGAGATAAAACCACTCGATGATTCAGAAGAGGCAAGAAGAACTGCTAATATTGTGAATAAAATAATAAAAATAGCTTATGAAAGATTGAATAACCATCCAATAAATGAAGAGAGAAGAAAAAATGGACTTCCACCTGCAAATATCATATTACCAAGAGGTGTTGGAAAAGTTCCACATATTTTACCATTTAGTGAAAAATATGGATTAAAAGGGGCATGTATTGCAGGAACAGGTCTTATAAAAGGTATTGCAAAAATGGTAAAATTGGATTTCATAGATGTTGAGGGAGCTACTGGAACGCCAGAAACAAACTTTATGAACAAGGCAAAAGCCATCGTGGAAGGACTTAAAACCTACGATTTTATATTGGTTAATGTCAAGGGAGCAGATGAAGCATCCCACGATGGGAATTACGAGCTCAAAAAGAAAGTGATTGAAAAAGTAGATGGGATGTTGGAATATATATTAAATAATATCGATAAAAATGAGGTTTATTTTGTATTAACAGGAGACCACTCTACCCCAATAGAAGAAAAAGACCATTCAGCAGACCCTATTCCTATAATTATATGGGGCAAAAGCGTGAGAGTTGATGATGTGGAGAAATTCGATGAGTTTTCCACACATAAGGGAGGATTATGCTGGATAAAAGGTAAATATATTATGCCTACATTACTCGATTTGATGGGATTGCTAAAAAAATACGGTGCATAA
- a CDS encoding HesB-like protein: MIPVSISEEAMEFIKEKTKKAGSDTLIIYFEGFGUGGPKFGIDIKSPNKNDELIYDGEFKIYIDKVARQFLNEVNIVLKKSMFYGKYLAIKGAGGKC; encoded by the coding sequence ATGATACCAGTTAGTATTTCCGAAGAGGCTATGGAATTTATAAAAGAAAAGACTAAAAAGGCTGGGTCTGATACATTAATAATATATTTCGAAGGATTTGGATGAGGAGGACCTAAATTTGGAATAGATATAAAATCCCCAAATAAAAATGATGAATTAATTTACGATGGGGAATTTAAAATATATATCGATAAGGTGGCAAGACAATTCCTCAATGAAGTCAATATTGTATTAAAAAAGTCAATGTTCTATGGGAAATATCTTGCTATTAAAGGTGCAGGCGGAAAATGCTAA
- the psmA gene encoding archaeal proteasome endopeptidase complex subunit alpha, whose product MQMVPASGYDRAITVFSPEGRLYQVEYAREAVRRGTTAIGIKCKDGVILAVDRRITSKLIEVCSIEKIFQIDDHIMAATSGLVADARVLIDRARVEAQINRITYGEPITVEALAKKICDIKQAYTQHGGARPFGLSLLIAGIDRHSSRLFETDPSGALIEYKATAIGSGRPAAMEILEEKYSEDLTLEGALELAIYTLGKTTDGELKPENVDMAVIKSETKTVEKLPFEEIKKLVKTVSDKIKSEENEEDEKLDEENEIYEDSNSNDSYEEENE is encoded by the coding sequence ATGCAAATGGTTCCAGCATCAGGATATGATAGGGCAATTACTGTATTTAGTCCAGAAGGAAGACTTTATCAGGTAGAATATGCAAGAGAAGCTGTTAGAAGGGGCACTACTGCCATAGGTATTAAATGTAAAGACGGAGTTATTTTAGCAGTTGATAGAAGAATAACAAGTAAATTAATAGAGGTATGCTCCATAGAAAAGATATTCCAAATAGATGACCATATAATGGCAGCAACTTCTGGGCTTGTAGCGGATGCAAGGGTTTTAATAGACAGAGCAAGGGTAGAAGCTCAGATAAATAGGATTACATATGGAGAACCTATAACAGTTGAAGCACTTGCAAAAAAAATCTGTGATATTAAACAGGCATACACACAACATGGCGGAGCTCGGCCATTTGGATTATCCCTATTAATTGCAGGTATAGATAGGCATAGTTCAAGATTGTTTGAAACAGACCCAAGTGGTGCATTAATTGAGTATAAAGCAACAGCAATAGGTTCTGGAAGACCTGCTGCAATGGAAATCCTTGAAGAAAAATATAGTGAAGATTTGACACTTGAAGGAGCCCTTGAACTTGCCATATATACATTAGGAAAAACCACAGATGGTGAATTAAAACCTGAAAATGTAGATATGGCAGTGATTAAATCAGAAACAAAAACTGTGGAAAAACTACCATTCGAAGAAATTAAAAAACTTGTAAAAACAGTGTCAGATAAAATAAAGTCTGAAGAAAATGAAGAGGACGAAAAATTAGATGAAGAAAATGAGATTTATGAAGATAGCAATAGTAATGATAGCTACGAAGAAGAAAACGAATAA
- a CDS encoding ribosome assembly factor SBDS has product MVSLEKAVIARLQSHGEKFEILVDPYLAAKLKEGQPINISDILAAEAVYKDSGKGEKASEEVLEKVFGTTDIHEIAKKIILKGNVQLTAQQRKEMKEQKRKQIVSLIARNTINPQTDAPHPPKRIENALEEIRANIDIYKSAEEQIPNIIKDLRRILPIKFEKRDIAVRIPPEYASSAYHSLHEYGTIKQEEWQSDGSLVFVIEIPSGIENEFYGYLNKVTKGNVQTKLLKRFNG; this is encoded by the coding sequence ATGGTGTCATTGGAAAAGGCTGTAATTGCACGGCTTCAATCCCATGGGGAAAAATTTGAAATATTGGTAGATCCTTATTTAGCTGCTAAATTAAAGGAAGGACAACCAATAAATATTTCTGACATACTGGCAGCTGAGGCGGTTTATAAGGATTCTGGAAAAGGAGAAAAAGCTTCGGAAGAAGTTCTTGAAAAAGTTTTTGGAACAACAGATATTCATGAAATAGCCAAAAAAATTATATTAAAAGGCAATGTTCAACTTACCGCCCAGCAACGAAAAGAAATGAAAGAACAGAAAAGAAAACAGATAGTTTCTTTAATTGCAAGAAACACTATAAATCCTCAAACAGATGCGCCTCATCCTCCAAAAAGAATTGAAAATGCTTTGGAGGAAATAAGGGCAAATATTGATATTTATAAAAGTGCAGAAGAGCAAATCCCCAATATTATTAAAGACCTTAGGAGGATTTTGCCGATTAAATTTGAAAAAAGGGATATTGCAGTTAGAATACCTCCAGAATATGCTTCTTCGGCTTACCATTCTCTCCATGAATATGGAACAATAAAACAGGAGGAATGGCAGTCCGATGGCTCATTGGTATTTGTTATTGAAATCCCAAGTGGAATTGAAAATGAATTCTACGGATATTTAAATAAGGTCACAAAAGGCAATGTTCAAACTAAATTATTAAAAAGATTTAATGGATAA
- the rpl37A gene encoding 50S ribosomal protein L37Ae: protein MPEFSHTKKIGSSGRFGPRYGRKIRVRVRDVEIKQKKEYKCPVCGFPKLKRVSTSIWVCKKCGAKMAGGAYTPETGAGKVVTKAIRRVIESKSREI from the coding sequence ATGCCAGAATTTAGTCATACGAAAAAAATAGGTTCATCAGGAAGATTTGGACCAAGATACGGTAGAAAGATTAGAGTTAGAGTTAGAGATGTAGAAATAAAACAGAAAAAAGAATATAAATGCCCTGTTTGTGGATTTCCAAAATTAAAAAGGGTTAGCACTTCAATATGGGTATGTAAAAAGTGCGGTGCTAAAATGGCTGGTGGAGCATATACACCAGAAACTGGTGCTGGTAAGGTAGTAACTAAAGCTATAAGAAGAGTTATTGAAAGCAAGAGTAGGGAAATTTAA
- a CDS encoding DNA-directed RNA polymerase subunit P, translating into MAEYRCSNCGKIITQDELGMKAKCPYCSNKILIKLRPRVVKLVKAR; encoded by the coding sequence ATGGCGGAATATAGATGTTCAAACTGTGGTAAAATCATAACTCAGGATGAATTGGGTATGAAAGCAAAATGTCCCTATTGCAGTAATAAGATTTTGATAAAATTAAGACCAAGAGTTGTTAAATTAGTAAAAGCAAGATAA
- a CDS encoding Brix domain-containing protein codes for MVVITTSRKPSQRTRSFVNDLARILSIKILNRGKSPLGDILSEYDKLIVVEEYKGNPGKIKFYDIAKNKIISILISAKLQREVCEEETTNVEGKISMEFMENAKKYQKLFYDFFSGFGIVDDNSSFKMRFEGSLSDKNIFYIQFYENDKKIGPLIIVKSLKLLEID; via the coding sequence ATGGTTGTAATCACAACATCGCGAAAACCATCTCAAAGAACACGAAGTTTTGTAAATGACCTTGCAAGGATACTAAGTATAAAAATACTCAATAGGGGTAAAAGTCCATTAGGGGACATACTAAGTGAATACGATAAATTAATTGTTGTAGAAGAATACAAGGGTAATCCAGGGAAAATAAAGTTTTATGATATTGCTAAAAATAAAATAATATCCATATTAATATCTGCAAAACTTCAAAGAGAGGTCTGTGAGGAAGAGACTACAAATGTAGAAGGAAAAATAAGTATGGAATTTATGGAAAATGCCAAAAAATATCAAAAACTATTTTATGATTTTTTCAGCGGTTTTGGAATAGTCGATGATAATTCATCTTTTAAAATGCGTTTTGAAGGTTCCTTATCAGATAAAAATATATTTTATATACAATTTTATGAAAATGATAAAAAAATAGGTCCTTTAATTATTGTTAAATCTTTGAAGCTTTTAGAGATTGATTAA
- a CDS encoding KEOPS complex subunit Pcc1, whose protein sequence is MNTNTSNTASGKDNINVDVKFNNKNNEFNLDNAPCFSLKLRYNSKNKAKIIYNSILLEHLNSQIRSKSIMKLKNNTIIIETVAPELSILKASLYSYIRWIKVAESIYKLTSENK, encoded by the coding sequence ATGAATACCAATACATCCAATACTGCGAGTGGTAAGGATAATATAAATGTAGATGTAAAATTTAATAATAAAAATAATGAGTTTAATTTGGATAATGCACCATGTTTCAGTTTAAAACTGAGATACAATTCAAAAAACAAAGCAAAAATAATATACAACAGCATACTTTTAGAACATCTTAATTCCCAAATAAGGTCAAAAAGCATAATGAAACTTAAAAATAATACAATAATTATAGAAACTGTTGCACCTGAGCTCAGTATATTAAAGGCATCACTATATTCATATATTAGATGGATAAAGGTTGCGGAAAGTATATATAAATTAACATCTGAAAATAAATAG
- a CDS encoding prefoldin subunit beta, with protein sequence MELPPNVQNQLMQFQQLQQQLQAIVFQKQQIETQIKEMEKALEEMEKSQSEDVYKMAGGILIKRNKEEIKEELTEKLETLKLRTKTLEKQEEKMQKRLMDLQESLQKTLQGANVA encoded by the coding sequence ATGGAATTACCACCAAATGTTCAAAACCAATTAATGCAATTTCAACAGCTTCAACAGCAATTACAGGCTATTGTTTTTCAAAAACAACAGATAGAAACACAAATAAAAGAAATGGAAAAGGCTTTGGAAGAAATGGAAAAATCACAGTCAGAGGATGTATATAAAATGGCTGGCGGCATCTTGATAAAAAGAAATAAAGAAGAGATAAAAGAAGAACTAACCGAAAAATTGGAAACCTTAAAATTAAGGACCAAAACATTGGAAAAACAGGAAGAAAAAATGCAAAAGAGATTAATGGATTTGCAAGAATCATTACAAAAAACTCTTCAAGGGGCTAATGTAGCATAA
- the pyrG gene encoding glutamine hydrolyzing CTP synthase: MKYIFITGGVVSSLGKGITASSIGRLLKARGFKINMIKIDPYLQIDAGTMSPYEHGEVFVTDDGGETDLDLGNYERFVDINLKADNNITTGKVYWSVLSKERRGDYLGKTVQVIPHITNEIKDRIKSLGKESDITIVEIGGTVGDIESLPFLEAIRQFKKDVGRDNVLYVHVSLLPFIKTAGEVKTKPTQHSVKELRGIGIQPDILVCRTEIPIGERIREKLALFCDVDKEAVIEAKDARTIYEVPLNLEKEGIGKLIAKKLKLNDINNTEPDLKEWRTIVDRIINPLNEITIGIVGKYIVLRDAYMSIIEALVHAGAKNDTRVNIKWISSEELETDNYEEILDRYRENEVLDGILVPGGFGERGVDGKVNAVKYARENNIPFLGICLGMQCAVIEFARNVCNLKNANSTEFDEETPYPVIDLLPEQREIEEKGGTMRLGAYPAILKEGTLIHSLYGRTDVYERHRHRYEVNPEYHDILKENGLVISGTSPDGKLAEFIELPNHPYFVATQAHPEFKSRPNKPHPLFDGLVRASLGELKCNNNLKS, from the coding sequence ATGAAGTATATATTTATTACTGGTGGCGTAGTTTCTTCATTAGGTAAAGGTATAACGGCTTCATCCATAGGAAGGCTTTTAAAAGCAAGAGGATTTAAAATAAATATGATAAAAATAGACCCTTATTTGCAGATAGATGCTGGAACTATGTCCCCCTATGAACACGGTGAGGTATTTGTCACTGACGATGGTGGGGAAACAGATTTAGACCTTGGAAATTATGAAAGATTTGTTGATATAAATTTAAAGGCAGATAACAACATCACCACAGGAAAGGTATATTGGAGCGTCCTTTCAAAAGAGAGGAGAGGAGATTATTTGGGAAAAACCGTCCAAGTAATCCCTCATATTACCAACGAAATAAAGGATAGAATAAAAAGCCTTGGAAAAGAAAGCGACATAACCATAGTGGAAATCGGAGGAACTGTTGGAGATATTGAAAGTCTTCCTTTTTTAGAGGCAATAAGGCAATTTAAGAAAGATGTAGGGCGAGATAATGTATTATATGTCCATGTATCACTTCTACCGTTCATAAAAACCGCTGGTGAGGTAAAGACAAAACCAACTCAGCACAGTGTAAAGGAGCTCAGGGGCATTGGAATTCAACCTGACATATTGGTTTGTAGAACTGAGATACCAATAGGTGAAAGAATTAGGGAAAAACTTGCCCTATTTTGCGATGTTGATAAAGAGGCAGTAATTGAAGCGAAAGATGCACGAACAATTTATGAAGTTCCACTAAATCTTGAAAAAGAGGGCATTGGTAAATTAATAGCAAAAAAGCTTAAACTAAACGATATAAATAATACAGAACCCGATTTAAAGGAATGGAGAACAATAGTGGATAGAATAATAAATCCATTAAATGAGATTACAATAGGTATTGTAGGCAAATATATCGTATTAAGAGATGCATACATGAGCATAATAGAGGCATTGGTTCATGCAGGGGCTAAAAATGATACAAGAGTAAATATAAAATGGATAAGTTCAGAAGAGCTTGAAACTGATAATTATGAAGAAATCCTTGATAGGTATAGGGAGAATGAAGTTTTAGATGGAATACTTGTTCCCGGAGGATTTGGAGAAAGGGGCGTTGATGGAAAGGTTAATGCTGTTAAATACGCTAGGGAAAATAATATTCCATTTTTAGGGATATGTTTAGGTATGCAGTGTGCTGTAATTGAATTTGCAAGGAATGTTTGCAATTTGAAAAATGCCAATTCCACAGAATTTGATGAAGAAACACCATATCCTGTAATAGACCTTCTCCCAGAGCAGAGAGAAATAGAAGAAAAAGGAGGAACAATGAGACTTGGTGCTTATCCTGCAATTTTAAAAGAGGGCACTCTTATTCATAGTTTGTATGGAAGAACCGATGTATATGAGAGGCATAGGCATAGATACGAGGTAAATCCAGAATATCACGATATTCTTAAAGAAAATGGATTGGTTATTTCTGGAACATCTCCTGATGGAAAACTTGCAGAATTTATAGAGCTCCCAAACCATCCATACTTTGTAGCCACTCAGGCACATCCTGAATTTAAATCAAGACCAAATAAGCCACATCCATTATTTGATGGTCTTGTTAGGGCTTCTCTTGGAGAATTAAAATGTAATAACAACTTAAAATCTTAA
- the guaA gene encoding glutamine-hydrolyzing GMP synthase: protein MFNAKKFIEESISEIKEKIGNKKAIIALSGGVDSSVAAVLTYRAIGDRLLAVFVDTGLMRKNEAEEIYKIFKENMGLNLKIIDAKDIFLKELKGVSDPEQKRKIIGRLFIEVFEEVAKENGEEVLVQGTIAPDWIESEGAIKTHHNIALPSGMVLEVVEPLRELYKDEVRILAKELGLPDNVANRQPFPGPGLAVRILGEITDEKLNICREANAIVEEEIEKEGLNKDLWQYFAAVLDTKATGVKGDIREYNWVVALRFVESLDAMTASVPELPFKVLKRISKRITSEVPNVARVVLDITDKPPATIEFE, encoded by the coding sequence ATGTTTAATGCTAAAAAATTCATTGAAGAATCCATTTCAGAAATAAAAGAAAAGATAGGAAACAAAAAAGCGATAATAGCACTTAGTGGTGGAGTAGATAGTTCAGTAGCCGCAGTTCTTACATACAGGGCAATAGGTGACAGACTTTTAGCGGTATTTGTTGATACGGGACTTATGAGAAAAAATGAAGCAGAGGAAATTTATAAAATATTTAAAGAGAATATGGGACTTAATTTAAAAATAATCGATGCAAAAGATATATTTTTAAAAGAATTGAAGGGAGTATCTGACCCAGAACAGAAAAGAAAAATAATAGGAAGATTATTTATTGAGGTATTTGAGGAAGTTGCAAAGGAAAACGGTGAAGAAGTGCTTGTTCAAGGAACTATCGCACCAGATTGGATAGAAAGTGAAGGGGCTATTAAAACACACCACAACATAGCATTACCAAGTGGTATGGTGCTTGAAGTTGTTGAGCCGTTGAGGGAATTATACAAAGACGAGGTAAGAATATTGGCCAAGGAGTTGGGTCTCCCAGATAATGTGGCAAATAGGCAGCCATTCCCAGGACCAGGACTTGCAGTAAGGATATTGGGTGAAATTACAGATGAAAAATTAAATATATGTAGGGAAGCAAATGCCATAGTTGAGGAGGAAATAGAAAAAGAAGGACTAAATAAAGATTTATGGCAGTATTTTGCAGCGGTTTTAGATACAAAAGCAACAGGCGTTAAAGGAGATATAAGGGAATACAATTGGGTAGTTGCATTGAGGTTTGTTGAGTCCCTTGATGCCATGACTGCAAGTGTGCCTGAGCTCCCATTCAAGGTATTGAAAAGAATAAGTAAAAGAATCACATCGGAAGTTCCAAATGTTGCTAGGGTAGTTTTAGACATTACGGATAAACCACCTGCAACAATTGAATTTGAATAA